A single genomic interval of Ischnura elegans chromosome 3, ioIscEleg1.1, whole genome shotgun sequence harbors:
- the LOC124155700 gene encoding ras-responsive element-binding protein 1-like isoform X2 — protein sequence MEITSVEKEEEKVEEEMKAVDEGDAEVPKVELVEEQQPQAEAKEEDGEAKVPPPLKEEVEEERGGPVTRHAAAAKPPSAEPESNLIGARKRKSNKVVKREVEPRVEVVKEIVDEVMSESVVPEEPKQEEESVVAEEEPEPSAPVPEIEQQCPEVPAALPEEEKKTDAKAPKGDEEEDMRYVCPICEDVLSSQHLFTVHIRSHNTPGQSPGDGSSASAACATSNGLKAFSCRICGKALSSSSSLDRHMLVHSGERPFKCRLCGVAFTTNGNMHRHMRTHATNPQSVKEPEEVSDCGSSDSGGSKRGKVTPKKSPAPPPPTTTPSPGNGRKRTANGNAVEAPSSRLPNRGVCSPRTRTAKESSEMGWRCLPCDTSFKNQRALRVHAYMVHRELEPEDEEEDDFDDEDYEEEERGTGRKRTRRAGEREERSQPHQTPTLGFQDLTFVDFSTQKFPLIANAVCEMAVHRASSEFHRFQCGRCDRAFPCGSALHIHADTRHRASSTSPATAAPPAAEDPKEDFFAVLNLQNKTRQCGTSPPPPTTTNQSATLPPHNRLFPHSNSPSLSHLPYAERKRREEEFDNAFYFNSPAMKPKDLHLGMKKASKGSEADSGREPSDAPKDLADISSIISAVAGNGSDFMKPMEEEEEDEIEGGGYEEEEEEQEEEDAAFVAELREMKMRGEFPCKLCPSVFPNLRALKGHCRNHIVEMVEEQPGDDDGDNKYACCLCGRRVASDKHGLMRHLRSHNGERPFRCALCRYAFTTKANCERHLRNRHSKVSREEVRRSVIYSPVADDGAVAYPDNPRDFAEKSVNPRLESAFASSSTQCTPPRIQSPPTKLSALLTAISEAKSYLTRTEQFNKDHSKDEKPKIGDRDAEKRMINKQGGHMDDLSSVEELVNFAKSPSLPAPLTMVSGQLTLPMHQHLYRPIAVKQELVKEAVPIGAEAPLDLSMDALDLSSKKVQDEPEDLSRPSVGKLRTNLQAPPPSSVGSFNGGLLMPARLPSVPITRPMAPPPTTCSSHLSPPMLKVESTPVSISNGVPKMEIPMSTPPSQPPFYPNSLHMYLNSQYPTGPSTPTRPPVGNFPYLLPLPFPSSGASLITQLQPTQVQSPSLHPSPLISPSVTQTLSSQTVPSYPGIPTSCAPPTMERLEKEILRNLQLSSGGTLVLDPAAMNERIQALALAAATAVGFPSTTPTSEAPSKPVLSQAKESKPNDQPVTTIREATPSKEDNRMQSGVKMVIKNGVLMPKQKQRRYRTERPFACCHCSARFTLRSNMERHIKQQHPEFWSQRPRGGRRGGSGGLPGLPSSRTDSSPSASDARLSHSPDGPLPPAASLPAESAGKPGSEHGSEDYRDDDINMDDAEETEMLSPHDDRVSTPESSTNVDDPINKAKDNNNKKVISEEVKNAIAQQLKSKLVSDCRANSSSFEEGNGKRMDSKNDLRKSSKDKVKGTAEDEDSGELVIDEEKMDTENDSNADKGKSTLSSETKEDESSGVDLASVSKLLDNASTQTFQQYFRSEEDDDMEETEGRGSRRGVDEGYDGGEDGEDEEEEEGWKSGDETGGSKCASSGEEGSVRGANRGRADDRDDSLERKLANVTVEAATAADTEDKGKRRSAYSSAPNRVSCPYCMRKFPWRSSLRRHILTHTGQKPYKCAHCPLLFTTKSNCDRHLLRKHGRGNGGVSSGSGGCGGSSSGAEDSASVVSSSGAGGLSPGGSGAAASSAYTMRNVPERPYKCSVCPSSTFSTQNNLKKHLATKHHHLQPPVSGNQSGRLSTSPRGGSDKGGSLSSASSPRCATEERDVDDEEDEEGLVGAEDEEGMLDEEEDEEEEDGEFEEDEESADCSAGDILCNGESHPLRNQSNPMKKKDPAPPQSLTKTPEKAIPELQLPTSQNKHQLLNGNLPLTPVEEGEQVKLAWDKGRTPPLIVPVLPSHPVQLPPHHQQQQHHHHHHPGSDLPFKCHLCERSYAERNDALNHIKEAHASEYELLVAKGALDSANAVASEDAHNSNHHNGPNNNNTVAGGDQTGGEESLEQLRGKFPDYANRKVVCAFCMRRFWSAEDLRRHMRTHTGERPFSCDICARRFTLKHSMLRHRKKHSNAERAAGGNTPVAVATSEASDEETITTRHRAMASDLVAINHLKWEKNVHGGKDDNEAEGKRKRLIPQQISLATAIGGVSGAGDLIEKLLDIQDKSIIEKMLLSKSADDAAKLLGVDGHD from the exons ATGGAGATAACGAGCGTGgagaaggaagaggagaaggTCGAGGAGGAGATGAAGGCTGTGGATGAAGGGGATGCGGAGGTGCCGAAGGTGGAGTTGGTGGAGGAGCAGCAGCCGCAGGCGGAGGCGAAGGAGGAGGATGGTGAGGCGAAGGTGCCACCGCCGCTGaaagaggaggtggaggaggagcgGGGAGGTCCAGTGACGAGGCATGCGGCCGCCGCGAAGCCACCCTCCGCCGAGCCAGAGTCCAACTTGATCGGTGCCAGGAAGAGAAAATCCAATAAAGTTGTCAAGAGAGAG gtgGAACCCAGAGTAGAAGTTGTGAAGGAGATTGTGGACGAAGTCATGTCAGAGTCCGTAGTACCGGAAGAACCAAAGCAAGAAGAAGAGTCGGTCGTGGCAGAGGAGGAACCGGAACCCTCGGCCCCCGTCCCCGAGATTGAGCAGCAGTGTCCCGAGGTCCCAGCGGCTCTGCCcgaggaagagaagaagacggaCGCCAAAGCGCCCAAGGGAGACGAAGAAGAGGACATGCGTTACGTGTGTCCCATCTGCGAGGACGTCCTGAGCTCGCAGCATTTATTCACCGTGCACATCAGGTCCCACAATACCCCCGGACAGAGTCCTGGCGACGGCTCCTCGGCCTCCGCCGCCTGCGCGACGTCCAACGGCCTGAAAGCCTTCAGCTGCCGAATCTGCGGGAAGGCGCTGAGTTCCTCGAGTTCCCTGGACCGCCACATGCTCGTCCACTCCGGGGAGCGACCGTTCAAGTGTCGACTCTGCGGTGTGGCGTTCACCACCAACGGGAACATGCACCGGCACATGAGGACCCACGCCACCAATCCCCAATCCGTCAAGGAGCCCGAGGAG gTGAGCGACTGCGGTAGCTCGGACAGCGGAGGATCCAAGAGGGGCAAGGTGACGCCGAAGAAGTCTCCGGCGCCGCCTCCGCCCACCACCACGCCCTCGCCCGGGAACGGAAGGAAGAGGACCGCCAACGGAAACGCGGTCGAGGCGCCTTCGAGCAGGCTGCCAAACAGGGGCGTGTGCTCCCCCAGAACGAGGACCGCGAAAGAGTCCTCGGAGATGGGCTGGAGGTGTCTCCCCTGCGACACCTCCTTCAAAAACCAAAGAGCACTCCGCGTCCACGCTTATATGGTGCACAGAGAGTTGGAGCCGGAAGACGAGGAGGAGGACGATTTCGACGATGAGGACTACGAGGAGGAAGAGAGGGGTACTGGAAGGAAGCGGACGAGGAGAGCGGGTGAGAGGGAGGAAAGGTCCCAACCGCACCAAACTCCGACCCTCGGGTTCCAAGATCTGACTTTCGTCGACTTCTCGACTCAGAAGTTTCCGCTCATCGCGAACGCGGTCTGCGAGATGGCCGTCCACCGAGCCTCGAGCGAGTTCCACCGCTTCCAGTGCGGGCGCTGCGACCGCGCCTTCCCCTGCGGCTCAGCCCTCCACATCCACGCGGACACCCGCCATCGCGCGTCCTCGACCTCCCCGGCGACCGCGGCGCCCCCTGCGGCCGAGGACCCGAAAGAGGACTTCTTCGCTGTGCTAAACCTCCAGAACAAGACGAGGCAGTGCGGTACCTCACCGCCTCCTCCTACCACCACCAACCAAAGCGCAACTCTCCCGCCCCATAACAGGCTCTTCCCCCACTCCAACTCCCCTTCCCTGTCCCACTTGCCATACGCCGAGAGGAAGAGGCGTGAGGAAGAGTTCGACAACGCCTTCTACTTCAACAGCCCCGCGATGAAGCCCAAGGACCTCCACTTAGGGATGAAGAAGGCTTCCAAGGGCTCGGAGGCTGATTCGGGTAGGGAGCCCTCAGATGCCCCCAAAGATTTGGCAGACATAAGCAGCATAATATCCGCGGTGGCCGGAAACGGGTCGGACTTCATGAAGCCgatggaagaggaggaagaggatgagATCGAAGGTGGAGGAtatgaggaagaggaggaagaacaGGAGGAGGAAGATGCCGCCTTCGTGGCGGAGCTGAGGGAGATGAAGATGCGTGGGGAATTTCCGTGCAAACTCTGTCCCTCTGTATTTCCCAACTTGCGCGCACTCAAAGGTCACTGTCGGAACCACATAGTCGAGATGGTCGAGGAACAGCCTGGAGACGACGATGGGGACAACAAATATGCGTGCTGCCTCTGTGGTCGTAGGGTCGCCTCCGACAAGCACGGCCTGATGCGTCACCTCCGGTCCCACAATGGTGAGAGGCCCTTCAGGTGCGCCCTCTGTCGCTACGCATTCACGACCAAGGCCAACTGCGAGAGGCACCTCCGGAATAGGCATTCCAAGGTGTCCAGGGAAGAAGTCAGGAGATCCGTCATCTACTCACCCGTCGCTGATGATGGCGCCGTTGCTTACCCTGACAACCCTAGGGACTTCGCTGAAAAGTCGGTAAATCCACGACTGGAGAGCGCATTCGCCTCCTCATCCACTCAGTGCACACCGCCCAGGATTCAATCTCCACCAACAAAGCTGTCTGCCCTGTTGACTGCCATATCCGAGGCAAAGAGCTATTTGACGAGAACTGAGCAGTTTAATAAGGATCATTCCAAGGACGAGAAACCCAAGATTGGAGACAGGGATGCCGAGAAGAGAATGATTAACAAGCAGGGCGGCCACATGGATGATTTGTCCAGCGTGGAAGAGCTAGTCAATTTTGCCAAAAGCCCATCTCTTCCAGCACCCCTAACGATGGTGAGTGGGCAGCTCACACTCCCCATGCATCAGCACCTTTACCGCCCAATCGCTGTCAAGCAAGAATTGGTTAAGGAAGCTGTTCCGATTGGAGCGGAGGCTCCATTGGACTTGAGCATGGATGCTCTTGACTTGAGTAGCAAAAAGGTGCAGGACGAACCCGAGGATTTGTCAAGGCCCTCGGTTGGGAAGCTGCGAACTAACCTCCAGGCCCCGCCTCCATCTTCTGTTGGAAGCTTCAATGGAGGGTTGCTGATGCCTGCTAGACTTCCCTCGGTGCCAATTACAAGACCTATGGCTCCCCCTCCTACCACTTGTAGTTCACACCTAAGTCCACCAATGTTGAAGGTTGAGTCAACCCCAGTTTCCATTTCAAATGGAGTACCAAAGATGGAGATTCCGATGTCAACTCCACCCTCCCAACCCCCATTTTATCCCAATTCCCTCCACATGTACCTGAACTCTCAGTACCCCACAGGGCCCTCCACCCCAACAAGGCCCCCAGTTGGAAATTTCCCATACCTACTTCCACTCCCTTTCCCAAGCTCAGGAGCATCTCTCATTACTCAGCTCCAGCCCACCCAAGTCCAGTCGCCATCCCTCCATCCATCTCCTCTTATATCTCCCTCTGTCACCCAGACCCTCTCCTCCCAAACTGTGCCGTCATATCCTGGCATTCCCACCTCCTGTGCCCCGCCCACGATGGAACGCTTGGAGAAGGAAATCCTTCGCAACCTGCAACTGTCTTCTGGAGGTACTTTAGTTCTGGACCCAGCAGCCATGAACGAACGAATACAGGCACTGGCCCTGGCTGCGGCAACTGCTGTGGGCTTTCCGTCTACCACACCAACCTCAGAGGCCCCTTCAAAGCCTGTACTCTCTCAAGCCAAAGAATCGAAGCCAAATGATCAACCTGTAACTACCATAAGAGAAGCCACCCCATCCAAAGAGGACAACAGAATGCAGTCTGGCGTCAAGATGGTGATCAAAAATGGGGTTCTTATGCCAAAACAAAAACAGAGGAGGTATAGAACTGAGCGCCCCTTTGCATGCTGTCACTGTTCTGCCCGCTTCACATTGCGTTCCAACATGGAGAGGCATATCAAGCAGCAGCACCCTGAGTTCTGGAGCCAAAGGCCGAGAGGAGGAAGGCGTGGTGGCAGTGGTGGCCTACCTGGGCTCCCTTCTTCACGGACGGACTCTTCTCCATCTGCATCGGATGCCAGGTTGTCCCACTCTCCTGATGGTCCCCTTCCCCCGGCTGCCTCCCTCCCTGCAGAGTCTGCAGGGAAGCCTGGCAGTGAGCATGGCTCCGAGGACTATAGAGATGATGACATTAATATGGATGATGCAGAGGAAACAGAAATGCTCTCGCCACATGATGACCGAGTGTCCACTCCAGAATCTTCAACAAACGTAGATGATCCTATTAATAAGGCCAaagataataacaataaaaaagtgATCTCAGAAGAGGTGAAGAACGCTATTGCTCAGCAGCTCAAATCAAAACTTGTCTCAGATTGTCGAGCCAACAGCAGCTCATTCGAGGAGGGTAATGGGAAAAGAATGGATTCCAAAAACGACTTAAGAAAGTCCTCCAAAGACAAAGTCAAAGGTACCGCAGAGGATGAGGACAGTGGTGAACTGGTGATTGACGAAGAAAAGATGGACACAGAGAATGACTCTAATGCAGACAAAGGGAAGAGCACGTTGAGCTCAGAAACCAAAGAGGATGAATCTAGCGGTGTAGATCTAGCCAGCGTGTCCAAGCTGCTGGACAATGCTTCCACTCAAACATTCCAACAGTATTTTAGGTCAGAGGAAGATGATGacatggaggagacagaagggaGGGGTTCTCGCCGTGGGGTTGATGAAGGCTATGACGGTGGGGAAGATGGTGAggatgaggaagaggaggaggggtggaagAGTGGTGACGAGACAGGAGGGAGCAAGTGCGCTTCCTCAGGGGAGGAAGGCTCAGTCAGGGGGGCCAACAGAGGCAGGGCAGATGATAGGGATGACAGTCTGGAGCGAAAGCTGGCCAATGTGACTGTGGAGGCAGCCACTGCTGCGGACACAGAAGACAAGGGTAAGCGGCGGAGTGCCTACTCGTCAGCCCCTAACCGAGTCTCCTGCCCTTATTGTATGAGGAAATTCCCGTGGCGAAGCTCCCTTAGGAGACACATACTGACGCACACAGGCCAGAAGCCTTATAAGTGTGCCCACTGCCCTCTGCTATTCACGACTAAGTCAAACTGTGACAGGCACCTCTTAAGGAAGCATGGCAGGGGAAATGGAGGAGTAAGCAGTGGCAGTGGTGGGTGTGGAGGGAGCAGTAGTGGGGCAGAAGACAGTGCCTCTGTGGTCAGCTCATCCGGTGCCGGTGGTCTTTCCCCTGGGGGCAGTGGTGCTGCAGCTTCCAGTGCTTACACCATGCGCAATGTCCCAGAGAGACCATATAAGTGCAGTGTCTGCCCCAGCTCAACCTTCTCCACGCAGAACAACCTGAAGAAGCACCTCGCCACTAAGCACCATCACCTGCAGCCCCCAGTCTCAGGGAACCAGAGCGGTAGGCTCTCAACCTCACCTCGTGGTGGGTCTGACAAGGGTGGTTCTCTTTCATCAGCCAGCAGCCCCCGTTGTGCCACTGAGGAGCGAGATGTGGAtgatgaggaagatgaggagggTCTGGTTGGTGCTGAGGACGAAGAGGGGATGCTTGATgaagaggaggatgaggaagaggaggatgggGAGTTTGAGGAGGATGAGGAATCTGCAGACTGCAGTGCTGGAGATATTCTCTGCAATGGCGAGTCTCATCCTCTCCGCAATCAGAGTAACCCCATGAAGAAGAAAGACCCTGCACCACCACAGTCACTCACAAAGACCCCTGAAAAAGCCATTCCAGAGCTCCAGCTTCCCACCAGCCAAAACAAACACCAGCTCCTCAATGGGAATCTGCCCCTCACTCCTGTGGAAGAAGGGGAGCAGGTCAAGCTGGCTTGGGATAAGGGTCGTACACCACCACTAATTGTCCCTGTCCTACCAAGTCATCCGGTTCAGCTGCCACCACACCATCAGCAACAACAACACCACCACCATCATCATCCAGGCTCTGACCTCCCATTCAAGTGCCATCTCTGTGAGCGCAGTTATGCTGAGCGAAATGACGCTCTGAACCACATCAAGGAAGCTCATGCTTCAGAGTATGAGCTCCTTGTGGCCAAAGGAGCTCTTGACTCTGCTAATGCAGTGGCATCTGAGGATGCCCACAACAGCAACCACCACAATGGTCCAAACAATAACAACACTGTTGCTGGTGGAGACCAGACTGGTGGAGAAGAGAGCCTTGAGCAACTAAGGGGAAAGTTCCCGGATTATGCAAACAGAAAG GTTGTTTGTGCCTTCTGCATGCGTCGTTTCTGGTCTGCTGAAGATCTGAGACGCCATATGCGCACGCATACCGGCGAGCGTCCTTTCTCCTGTGACATCTGCGCGAGGCGTTTCACCCTCAAGCACAGCATGCTTCGCCACCGCAAGAAGCACTCTAATGCAGAGAGGGCAGCTGGGGGAAACACTCCTGTTGCAGTAGCAACATCAGAAGCAAGTGATGAGGAAACCATCACTACACGCCATAGAGCCATGGCAAGCGATTTGGTAGCAATAAACCACTTGAAATGGGAGAAGAATGTGCATGGTGGGAAAGATGACAATGAAGCTGAAGGGAAGCGGAAGAGACTCATTCCTCAGCAAATAAGCCTTGCAACGGCAATAGGAGGAGTGAGTGGAGCTGGTGACTTAATTGAGAAGTTGTTGGACATACAAGATAAGTCCATCATAGAGAAGATGCTCCTCTCAAAGTCAGCTGATGATGCAGCAAAACTCTTAGGGGTTGACGGTCATGACTGA